From one Camelus dromedarius isolate mCamDro1 chromosome 32, mCamDro1.pat, whole genome shotgun sequence genomic stretch:
- the CETN1 gene encoding centrin-1, which yields MASSFKKPNVASTSHHQKRKVGPKPELTEDQKQEVREAFDLFDADGSGTIDVRELKVAMRALGFEPKKEEMKRMISEVDKEGTGKISFNDFLAVMTQKMAEKDTKEEILKAFRLFDDDETGKISFKNLKRVANELGENLTDEELQEMIDEADRDGDGEVNEEEFLRIMKKTSLY from the coding sequence ATGGCTTCCAGCTTCAAGAAGCCAAACGTGGCCTCCACCAGCCACCACCAGAAAAGAAAAGTGGGGCCTAAGCCTGAACTCACCGAAGATCAGAAGCAAGAAGTTCGCGAAGCTTTTGACCTCTTCGATGCTGACGGAAGCGGCACCATCGACGTGAGGGAGCTGAAGGTGGCCATGAGAGCGCTGGGCTTCGAACCCAAGAAGGAGGAGATGAAGAGGATGATCTCCGAGGTAGACAAGGAGGGCACAGGGAAGATCAGCTTCAATGACTTCTTGGCCGTGATGACTCAGAAGATGGCCGAGAAAGACACCAAAGAAGAAATCCTGAAGGCTTTCAGGCTCTTTGATGATGATGAAACCGGGAAGATCTCTTTTAAAAACCTCAAGCGTGTGGCCAACGAGTTGGGGGAAAACCTCACTGATGAGGAGCTGCAGGAAATGATTGACGAAGCCGATCGGGATGGAGACGGCGAAGTCAACGAGGAAGAGTTTCTTCGGATCATGAAAAAGACCAGCCTCTATTAA